In the Leptotrichia sp. oral taxon 847 genome, one interval contains:
- a CDS encoding RluA family pseudouridine synthase, with protein MKKFRIEKEHQRMKISQYLREVQNYSGRSLRNVEVFLNGKQVRLTKKLPSHGNLRVVEKKKGTDIKPIKLPLDIIFEDEDILVVNKEPFLLTHPTQKKADFTLANGIVNHFLEKYGEVRVPRFYNRLDMNTSGLIIIAKNSFAQAFLQNFSIFEKKYLAIVNGIIDDKEIARINEELAKDGEKYKIQDLEKENLKPEIEKVNFGEIKKYDEMEKIENNSTIENKDNKIGENTGFNSKKENNNLSLESKSNFENINFKINENMDFNSKNTKDNLNLKNKNDFNNEILEKNGINKIVIERRIFRDGDNLERIIDDRGQYAKTAVKVLKTYPEKNVTLVECELFTGRTHQIRVHLKSIGHTIVGDELYGNGLNKELGINRQFLHAYKVKFTHPATKKEVELEIPMFADMKEFLKK; from the coding sequence GTGAAAAAATTTAGGATTGAAAAGGAACATCAGAGGATGAAAATCTCGCAGTATTTACGGGAAGTACAGAATTATTCGGGAAGAAGTTTGAGAAATGTGGAAGTTTTTTTGAATGGAAAGCAAGTAAGATTAACTAAGAAATTGCCGTCACACGGAAACTTGAGAGTTGTTGAGAAGAAAAAGGGGACAGATATTAAGCCCATTAAACTGCCACTTGATATTATTTTTGAAGATGAGGATATTTTGGTTGTGAATAAGGAGCCATTTTTGCTGACACATCCGACACAGAAAAAAGCTGATTTTACACTTGCAAACGGAATTGTAAATCATTTTTTAGAGAAATATGGTGAAGTTCGAGTGCCACGATTTTACAACAGGCTCGATATGAATACATCTGGACTAATTATTATTGCAAAAAATAGCTTTGCACAGGCATTTTTACAAAATTTTTCGATTTTTGAGAAAAAATATCTGGCGATTGTGAATGGAATTATTGATGACAAGGAAATTGCTAGAATCAACGAAGAACTTGCAAAAGATGGGGAAAAATATAAGATTCAGGATTTGGAAAAGGAAAATTTGAAACCTGAAATTGAAAAAGTTAATTTTGGAGAAATAAAAAAATATGATGAAATGGAGAAAATAGAAAACAATTCAACTATTGAAAATAAAGATAATAAAATTGGAGAAAATACAGGTTTTAACAGTAAAAAAGAAAATAATAATTTAAGTTTGGAAAGTAAAAGTAATTTTGAAAATATAAATTTTAAAATAAATGAAAATATGGATTTTAACAGCAAAAATACAAAAGATAATTTAAATTTGAAAAATAAAAATGATTTTAATAATGAAATTTTGGAAAAAAATGGAATAAATAAAATAGTTATTGAAAGACGGATTTTTCGGGATGGGGATAATTTGGAAAGAATAATTGATGATCGGGGGCAATACGCAAAAACGGCTGTAAAAGTCTTGAAAACTTATCCTGAAAAAAATGTGACATTAGTAGAATGTGAACTTTTTACAGGGAGAACACATCAAATTCGAGTTCACCTGAAATCCATCGGACACACAATCGTAGGAGACGAACTTTATGGAAATGGCTTAAATAAAGAACTTGGAATAAATAGACAATTTTTGCACGCCTACAAGGTAAAATTTACACATCCTGCAACAAAAAAGGAAGTTGAACTGGAAATACCAATGTTTGCGGATATGAAGGAATTTTTGAAAAAATAG
- a CDS encoding sensor histidine kinase, producing MDYTFKVAGMLKFENGKYTLPHEMTADLKKQNIWAILIDNDSKKVIWQTDNLPDDIPKEYSISDIAIFSHAYIKNYPVFTSKVENNLLVLGYPKNSYWKYPVANWKYGLVKNIPKFLLILFCLNIIFIFLIYIISNSKLLSSVNPIIKGIQNLDKDAPVHIKEKGVLSELAKSINKTSEILQNQREQLRNKDTARANWIAGVSHDIRTPLSMIMGYTSQLKTSLNLSDETDKKLSVILKQSERIKNLINDLNLASKLEYNMQPFEQKKENLVAVVRQVVVDFLNMDIDEKFPIEWKTKSDFVSCFANIDSNLIKRALANLIQNSINHNENGCTIYISVKEDEKNCIICVEDNGTGVSDKELEKLNNAPHYMVCDKNTTEQRHGLGLLIVKQIIDVHNGKVMMKHSEYGGFKVILKIPKI from the coding sequence ATGGACTATACATTTAAAGTAGCAGGTATGTTGAAATTTGAAAATGGCAAATACACTTTGCCTCACGAAATGACTGCTGATTTAAAAAAACAAAATATATGGGCAATCTTGATTGACAACGATTCAAAAAAAGTTATATGGCAAACAGACAATTTACCTGATGATATTCCAAAAGAATACTCAATATCTGATATTGCCATATTTTCACATGCCTATATAAAAAACTATCCTGTTTTCACTTCCAAAGTTGAAAATAATTTACTCGTGCTAGGCTATCCTAAAAATAGTTATTGGAAATACCCAGTAGCCAACTGGAAATACGGACTTGTTAAAAATATTCCAAAATTTTTACTTATACTTTTTTGTCTAAATATAATTTTTATATTTTTGATATACATTATTTCCAACTCTAAACTTCTAAGTTCTGTAAATCCAATAATAAAAGGCATACAAAATTTGGATAAAGATGCGCCTGTACATATTAAAGAAAAAGGTGTTTTGTCAGAACTTGCAAAAAGTATAAACAAAACTTCTGAAATTTTGCAAAATCAAAGGGAACAATTGCGAAATAAAGACACGGCACGAGCCAACTGGATTGCAGGAGTTTCTCACGATATTCGTACTCCACTATCAATGATAATGGGCTATACAAGCCAATTGAAAACATCTTTAAATCTATCAGATGAAACGGATAAAAAGCTTTCCGTCATTTTGAAACAAAGTGAGCGTATAAAAAATTTAATAAATGATTTGAACCTTGCTTCAAAATTAGAATATAATATGCAGCCTTTTGAGCAGAAAAAAGAAAATCTAGTAGCAGTCGTTAGGCAAGTTGTCGTTGATTTTTTGAATATGGATATCGATGAAAAATTTCCAATAGAGTGGAAGACGAAAAGTGATTTTGTATCTTGCTTTGCTAATATCGATAGTAATTTGATAAAACGAGCTCTAGCGAACTTAATTCAAAATAGCATCAATCACAACGAAAATGGATGTACAATTTACATATCGGTAAAAGAAGATGAAAAAAATTGCATAATTTGTGTTGAAGACAATGGAACAGGAGTTTCTGACAAAGAGCTGGAAAAGCTCAATAATGCCCCACATTATATGGTTTGTGATAAAAATACGACAGAACAGCGGCACGGTTTGGGACTTCTTATCGTAAAGCAAATTATTGATGTCCATAATGGTAAAGTTATGATGAAACATAGTGAATATGGAGGGTTTAAGGTTATTTTGAAGATTCCTAAAATTTGA
- a CDS encoding response regulator transcription factor codes for MIEKYLTNKCILIVDDEQEILDMTISILADYGYKNIQTAKSVKETMKYVEEKQPDLAILDVMLPDGNGFELLEKLRKASNYPVLFLTARGEDEDKFKGFGLGADDYIVKPFLPKELLFRITAILRRTYKKESPIVNLNGCQIDFSRGEIIKDNKIIPLTAKEYELLQTLYRNAGHIVTIDTLCEAVWGENAYVYTNSLMTHIRRIREKIEINPSHPVSLITMKGLGYKLIVEGK; via the coding sequence ATGATTGAAAAATATTTGACAAATAAATGTATTTTAATTGTTGATGATGAGCAGGAAATTTTAGATATGACTATATCAATTTTAGCTGATTACGGGTATAAAAATATACAGACTGCAAAAAGCGTGAAGGAAACTATGAAATACGTTGAAGAAAAACAGCCTGATTTAGCGATACTGGATGTTATGCTTCCAGATGGGAACGGTTTTGAATTACTGGAAAAGTTGAGAAAAGCCAGTAATTATCCAGTATTATTTCTTACAGCACGTGGAGAAGATGAGGATAAATTCAAGGGCTTTGGATTAGGGGCGGATGACTACATTGTAAAGCCTTTTTTGCCAAAAGAGCTTTTGTTTAGAATTACAGCAATTTTGCGACGAACTTACAAAAAAGAAAGTCCAATTGTAAATTTAAATGGCTGTCAAATTGATTTTTCTCGTGGAGAAATTATAAAAGATAATAAAATTATACCGTTAACTGCAAAGGAATATGAATTATTACAGACTCTTTATCGAAACGCAGGACATATTGTAACCATAGATACATTGTGTGAAGCTGTATGGGGCGAAAATGCCTATGTCTATACAAATTCACTGATGACACATATAAGACGCATTAGAGAAAAAATTGAAATTAACCCTTCCCATCCTGTGTCATTAATAACAATGAAAGGATTAGGCTACAAACTAATTGTGGAGGGAAAATGA
- a CDS encoding MarR family winged helix-turn-helix transcriptional regulator — protein MFTSKYKDNSEKSTGLLFMRVYNKWHSMIKKELKKMNLTHPQFVVLASLAYLSQNGNEVTQVMISKLSGIDVMTISQILSLLEKHNFVKRKEHSRDTRAKAVILNKKGEEILQKAVPLVEQIDENFFEKLDTDEGQFKHFLVRLNEE, from the coding sequence TTGTTTACATCAAAATATAAAGATAATTCAGAAAAATCAACAGGATTGTTATTTATGAGGGTATACAATAAATGGCATTCTATGATAAAAAAAGAGCTAAAGAAAATGAACCTAACACACCCTCAATTTGTTGTTTTAGCTTCTCTTGCTTATTTATCGCAAAACGGCAACGAAGTCACACAAGTTATGATTTCAAAACTCTCAGGAATAGATGTTATGACAATATCTCAAATATTAAGTTTATTGGAAAAACATAACTTTGTAAAAAGAAAAGAACATTCAAGAGATACAAGGGCTAAAGCTGTTATTTTGAACAAAAAAGGAGAAGAAATATTACAAAAAGCCGTTCCATTAGTTGAGCAAATTGATGAAAATTTTTTCGAAAAGTTAGATACTGATGAAGGACAATTTAAACATTTTCTTGTCAGATTAAATGAAGAATAA
- a CDS encoding ABC transporter substrate-binding protein, with amino-acid sequence MKKILFLMSMMALFVMSCGSKKADSNVIKIGVIAPLTGNVAQYGVATVNGFKLKVKEINAAGGINGKKIEIVEADSKGDTQEAINIFKKMVSQDKIDVLMGEVISKPSLAIAPLAEQAKIPMITATGTAFDITKDKDFVFRTTYTDPYQGEAVAKYAKSKGFNTVTILTNSTSDYSVGLADAFKAQAQKLGIQIKEEKYTADDKDFKAVLTKVKGYNSSMIFIPDYYNTIGLILTQAKDLGITSQFMGGDGWDGIQTNFGKVANGAIFASQFASDDSSEIAKKFINSYKTEYKLDPIMFAALGYDTGTILETSLKSVKDLSSKEAIRDAIKNFSGDNLLTGSLKYDKNRNPEKKVTFIEVKDGKLSLKEKF; translated from the coding sequence ATGAAAAAAATATTGTTTTTGATGTCAATGATGGCACTATTTGTAATGAGCTGCGGTTCTAAAAAGGCGGATTCAAACGTTATAAAAATCGGAGTTATTGCGCCACTTACAGGAAATGTCGCTCAATACGGAGTGGCAACAGTAAATGGATTTAAATTAAAAGTTAAGGAAATCAATGCCGCTGGCGGAATTAATGGGAAAAAAATAGAAATTGTTGAAGCTGACAGTAAAGGAGATACACAAGAAGCTATAAACATTTTCAAAAAAATGGTTTCGCAAGATAAAATTGATGTTTTAATGGGAGAAGTTATTTCAAAACCTTCATTAGCTATTGCGCCACTTGCTGAACAAGCTAAAATCCCTATGATAACAGCTACAGGAACAGCTTTTGATATTACAAAAGATAAAGACTTTGTATTTAGAACAACTTATACAGATCCCTATCAGGGTGAAGCTGTTGCAAAATATGCAAAATCAAAAGGATTTAATACTGTAACCATTTTGACTAATTCTACAAGTGATTATTCAGTGGGACTAGCTGACGCATTTAAAGCACAGGCTCAAAAATTAGGAATTCAAATTAAAGAAGAAAAATATACTGCTGATGACAAAGATTTCAAAGCAGTTTTAACAAAAGTAAAAGGTTATAATTCAAGTATGATTTTTATACCGGACTACTATAATACAATAGGTTTAATTTTAACTCAAGCGAAAGATCTTGGAATAACTTCTCAATTTATGGGAGGAGACGGTTGGGATGGAATCCAGACCAACTTTGGAAAAGTCGCAAATGGAGCTATTTTTGCCAGTCAGTTCGCTTCAGATGACAGTTCTGAAATAGCTAAAAAATTTATAAATTCGTATAAAACTGAATATAAACTAGATCCAATTATGTTTGCAGCACTTGGATATGACACAGGTACTATTTTAGAAACTTCACTAAAATCTGTAAAAGATTTATCTTCAAAAGAAGCGATTAGAGATGCAATCAAAAACTTTAGTGGAGATAATTTATTGACAGGTTCGTTGAAATATGATAAAAACAGAAATCCAGAAAAAAAAGTTACATTTATTGAAGTAAAAGATGGAAAACTTTCTTTAAAAGAAAAATTTTAA
- a CDS encoding thiamine diphosphokinase: MEKKYVIFLNGEYKYSQEFMDKLVSENTVCFCADGGANSAFKYGKMPEVIIGDLDSIEKKVLEYYKSKNVLIKKFPKDKDFTDFELILEEIRKIKKDNNYLQQVFVVGGLGKRIDMTLSNLFIMEKYKNLVFLQENEEIFYAEKSFVLKNKKGYEFSIIPINEKIEKLTLKGFKFETDKIDVKRESSRLVSNVILENEASVEFENGKLIIVLKKNNKK, from the coding sequence ATGGAGAAAAAATATGTAATTTTTTTAAATGGTGAATATAAATATTCGCAGGAATTTATGGATAAGTTAGTTTCGGAAAATACAGTTTGCTTTTGTGCAGATGGCGGGGCAAATTCTGCATTTAAATATGGGAAAATGCCGGAAGTGATTATTGGAGATCTGGATTCGATTGAGAAAAAAGTTTTGGAATATTATAAAAGTAAAAATGTTTTAATAAAAAAGTTTCCAAAGGATAAGGATTTTACAGACTTTGAGTTAATTTTGGAGGAAATCCGTAAAATTAAAAAAGATAACAATTATTTGCAACAAGTATTTGTTGTTGGTGGACTTGGGAAACGAATTGACATGACTTTGAGTAACCTATTCATAATGGAAAAGTATAAAAATCTCGTTTTTTTGCAGGAAAATGAAGAAATTTTTTATGCAGAAAAGTCTTTTGTCCTAAAAAATAAAAAAGGATATGAATTTTCAATCATTCCAATTAATGAAAAAATTGAAAAATTAACCTTGAAGGGCTTTAAATTTGAAACGGATAAAATTGATGTGAAAAGGGAAAGTTCCAGACTTGTGAGCAATGTTATTCTTGAAAATGAGGCTAGTGTGGAATTTGAAAACGGGAAACTGATAATTGTTTTGAAAAAAAATAACAAAAAATAA
- a CDS encoding polyketide cyclase: MEFSFTLKIKAKKEDAWEYYADIEKWYDWEKDLKNITLKGEFKTGSYGTMELEGMPPMEYKLTLVKPFEEFWDKTETPLGDILFGHQIIDNNDGSINIKHTVILDSEDEKHLEFLSQVFSDVPQSIFILKNYLER; the protein is encoded by the coding sequence ATGGAATTTAGTTTTACTTTAAAAATCAAAGCAAAAAAAGAAGATGCGTGGGAATACTATGCAGATATTGAAAAATGGTATGATTGGGAAAAAGATTTAAAAAATATCACATTAAAAGGTGAATTTAAGACAGGTTCATATGGAACTATGGAACTTGAAGGAATGCCCCCTATGGAATACAAGCTTACTCTTGTAAAACCTTTTGAAGAATTTTGGGATAAAACAGAAACTCCGCTTGGAGATATTCTTTTTGGTCATCAAATAATTGATAACAACGATGGAAGCATAAATATAAAACATACTGTAATTTTAGACAGTGAAGATGAAAAGCATTTAGAATTTTTAAGCCAAGTTTTTTCAGATGTCCCTCAATCTATATTTATTCTAAAAAATTATTTGGAAAGATAA
- a CDS encoding MATE family efflux transporter: MKKFNFSVDLINDNILKSLLIFSVPILVSNIFQQLYNMADIAIVGHTLGDNSLAAIGASAAIFELIFGFALGIGNGLSMVTARNYGANNKNLLKKSVAGSIVIGIWITVGVMILSRFILMPLLKILHTPENIIKEAFEYINIITIFIGVTFSYNLSSGLLRAIGNSFMSLVFLVIASILNIFLDIYFITSLKMGIGGAAVATVIAQAISVILSIIYIYVKEPILIPRKKHFRFDKKLYKELLGQGLSMGFMIAIVLMGTLILQYAINGFGYLIIAGHTSARKLMGFCNIPLTTIALALATFVSQNKGANKVDRIRKGVFYANMMDIIFAIGITIFVYLFSKNMIHLMSGSESEIVLHNGSTYLKIASPFFTILGVLLNLRYALQALGEKLIPLVSSIIEFFGKIIFVIFIVPKLGYFGVMICEPLIWIVMVGQLGIAFYGNRYVKNYEK, from the coding sequence ATGAAAAAATTTAATTTTTCGGTTGATTTGATAAATGATAATATTTTGAAGTCGCTTCTGATTTTTTCGGTACCGATACTTGTGTCGAATATTTTTCAGCAGCTTTACAATATGGCGGATATTGCTATTGTGGGGCATACTTTGGGAGATAACTCGCTTGCGGCTATTGGGGCTTCGGCGGCTATTTTTGAGCTGATTTTTGGATTTGCGTTAGGAATCGGAAATGGGCTTAGTATGGTTACTGCTAGAAATTATGGGGCGAATAATAAGAATCTTTTGAAAAAGTCTGTAGCTGGTTCAATTGTTATTGGAATCTGGATTACTGTGGGAGTAATGATTTTATCACGGTTTATTCTTATGCCGCTGCTAAAAATTTTGCATACGCCTGAAAATATTATAAAAGAAGCATTTGAATACATAAACATAATAACAATATTTATTGGTGTCACTTTTTCATACAACTTGTCATCAGGACTTTTGCGTGCAATCGGAAACAGTTTTATGTCGCTTGTATTTTTGGTAATTGCCTCAATTTTAAATATTTTTCTTGATATTTATTTTATAACTTCCCTTAAAATGGGAATTGGCGGAGCTGCGGTTGCAACAGTTATTGCACAGGCAATTTCAGTTATCTTGAGTATTATCTACATTTACGTAAAAGAGCCAATTTTAATACCTAGAAAAAAACATTTCAGATTTGATAAAAAATTGTACAAGGAACTGCTTGGACAGGGACTTTCTATGGGATTTATGATTGCAATTGTTCTTATGGGAACGCTGATTTTACAGTATGCGATAAATGGGTTTGGGTACTTGATTATCGCTGGGCATACTTCGGCAAGAAAACTTATGGGATTTTGCAACATTCCGCTAACTACAATAGCACTCGCACTTGCAACTTTCGTTTCCCAAAATAAAGGTGCAAACAAAGTAGATAGAATCCGAAAAGGCGTATTTTACGCTAATATGATGGATATAATTTTTGCAATTGGAATCACAATTTTTGTATATTTATTTTCCAAAAACATGATCCATCTGATGTCAGGTTCTGAATCTGAAATCGTTCTCCACAACGGCTCAACCTACCTAAAAATCGCCTCTCCATTTTTCACAATACTAGGAGTTCTTCTTAACTTGCGATACGCTTTACAGGCTCTTGGAGAGAAATTAATCCCTCTTGTTTCCAGTATAATCGAATTTTTTGGAAAAATAATCTTCGTAATTTTTATCGTGCCGAAATTGGGTTATTTTGGAGTAATGATTTGCGAGCCACTGATTTGGATTGTAATGGTGGGGCAACTGGGAATTGCGTTTTATGGGAATAGGTATGTGAAAAATTACGAGAAATAG